GGCCGGCCCTCTCAGGATGAACCGCACGACGACAGGGCCTGCGTCCAGGTCCGCGGCCTCCCACGTGCCATCCGCCGCAGTCTGCGTGCTCCCGCCCCCACCGGAGACCTCCACGTCGACGCCCTCGAGAAGCGCGCCCGTCCCGTCCGTGACCCGGCCCGACATCGACGCGGTGCTCGACGAGGCAGACGCCTCCACCTCTGCCGGAGCCGACGGTGTGGGGTCGGCCTGGGCGGAGGTCGCGGGCCACACGAGCGAGACGGCGAGGAGCGCAGTGGCTCCCGCACGGATCATCCGTCGGCTGATTCGGGGCCGGGCCGGGCTGGCGGGGCGCGACAGGGCAGGGTGGTTCGGGGGGCGGTCGGCCACGGTTTCCCTCTGCAGGTTGAAGGGTGCGACGAATGCCCGAGACCTGGGGACGCCGGGCCAGGGGACGCCAGAAACGTACCAATCGGGACAGCACAGACAACGGGCCATAAGTCACGCTTATGTCACGACCTCGCCGGCGCCGACGCCTGCTGGAGACACTCAGCAGTCCCCCGTCGTGCCAAGCTGTGCGCCATGGCCGACGTCCCCCCGCAGCGCGCCTGGCTGCTGATGGCCGCAGGCGACAACCGCGGGCACGGGGGCAACGCCGGGTACGACGACCAGTTCGACGCGTACTACTCGTGGGACAGCAACGTCCCCAACCACAAGAACCTCCAGGTGGGCGATCCCATCGCGTTGTGGGACAAGGAACGCCTGCTCGGCGTGTCCGTGATCGAGGAGATCACGACCTCCCCTGACAAGAAGCTGCTCAGCCGCTGCCCCGAGTGCCGGACGACCCGGATCAGCGAGCGCAAGAAGGCCGAGCCGCGGTACCGGTGCATGAAGTGCCGGCACGAGTTCCCCGAGGCACTTCCCGATGTTGTCGAGGTGGTTCGGTACCAGGCTCGGTACGACGCGGCCTGGACCTTGTTGGACGGGGTGCTCGGCGAGCACGAGCTCCGCTCCCTCGCCGTCAATGCCGGCGACATCAACGCGATGCGCCCGCTCGACTGGTCCGCGTTCCGCGAGGCGCTCGTCACCAAGGGCGCCGCCCGGGCCGTCGACCGTGTCGCGGCGCGCGTCGACCTCAGCTGGCCGAGAACCCGCGGCCCCGCCGTCGAGTTCCCGCAGGGCTTCAGCCAGGCGTTGGTCCGGGTGCGCAAGGGGCAGCGGCAGTTCCGTGACCGCCTCCTGACGGCCCAGGGCAGCCTGTGCGCGTTCACGGGTGAGGCTCCCGCACGCGTCCTCGAGGCGGGCCACTTGTACAGCTACGCCCAGCTGGGGACGCACTTCGAGCACGGCGGGCTGATGCTGCGGCGGGACATCCACCGGTTGTTCGACGACGGGCTGCTCGCGGTGACGCCGTCGGCGCTGCGCATCGACGTCGCACCGAGCCTCGCGACGTACCCGCAGTACGCGCGGCTCCACGACGAGCCGCTGACCCTGCGCCTCAGGGACGAGCAGGTCGACTGGCTGGGCAAGCACTGGCGCGAGCACCGGATGGCGCACTCCGCCTGAGCCCGTGGCCGGGCGCGCAGCGTCCGGCCGTCGGCCGCCCGTCAATCACGCGTCAGCCGCCGAATGGCAGCACCGGTCGCCCGGGGACGTCGACGCGGACGCGGAACAGGGCGCCGGCCTCCGGCTCAGGGTCGTCGAGGTTCTCGCGGGACGTGGTGATGTACAGGTCGCGCAGGTCGGGGCCGCCCAGGGTGCAGGCCGTCACGAGTCGGACGGGCAGCTCGACCTCCGCCAGCACGTCCCCCGACGGGGAGACGCACCGGACCCGTCCGTCGCCGTTGAGGGCGACCCACACGTTGCCGGCGGAGTCCACGACCAGGCCGTCGGGGCTCTCCTCCGCTCCGGAGGTGAACGGCTGGCGATTCGTGAGCCGGCCCCCGACGACGTCGAACACGTCCGTCCGACCGGTCGCGGTGTCGTTGTAGTGGGCGCGGGCTCCGTCCGGCGAGAAGTCGATGCCGTTGGAGATGGTCACGTCGTCCAGCACGACCTCCACCTGGCCGGCGGGCATGATCCGGTACAGCGTCGCCCCGCCGAGTGCCGCGTCGTACGCCATCGACCCGGCGTACAGCGCGCCCCAGGGGTCGCACCCCGCCTCGTTCATCCGCACCCCCGGGTCAGACCACAGCTCCGGCAGCGGCGTCGGCGCGCCGTTCTGCGCGTCCGCCAGGCCGAGGCCCCGCTCGAGCCCCACGACATACCCTCCGCGGCTGCGCGGGCGCACGAACGCCGCCACGGTGCCGACGTTCAACCGGTCCACCTCGCCGTCGTCCCCCAGCGTCAGCAGGTCGCCCGCGAGCATGTCGACCCAGCGCAGCCCGCCCCACGTGGGAGACCAGCACGGACCCTCACCGTGGTGGGCGACGGCGTCGGTGATCTGCTCGGCTCTCAGCACCTGGGCTCCTCCGGGTCGGCGGGTCGACATGCGCACGAGCCTCGCGCGGACCGGGACGGCAGGCACGTCGGCACGCGGGGAACTACGCAGATCGGGCACGTCCGGCCCTTTTCCGACCTCGACCTTTCGAAGAACCGTCCGAAACCATAACGATTCACACGTTGACGGGCACCGACCCGTGACGGAGAGAGTGGACCGCCGCCGCCCGGCTCAGCGTTGACCCGGCAATCGGCTGATCAAGGAGGAACGATGACCCCATCCACGCTCCGACGAGGGAGCGGACGCCGCCCCGGCGCTCCAGGCGCAGCAGCCGCAGCCTTCCTCGCACTCGCGGTGACGGCCGCTATCGCCATCCCCGCCCAGGCCGCCGGCTCGACGCTGCAGGAAGCAGCGTCCGACCGCGGCCGCTACTTCGGGACGGCGATCGCCGCCAACCGGCTCAGTGACTCGACGTACTCCACCATCGCGAACCGTGAGTTCAACATGATCACGGCCGAGAACGAGATGAAGATGGACGCGACCGAGCCCAACCAGAACCAGTTCAACTACAGCCAGGGCGACCGC
The sequence above is a segment of the Cellulomonas chengniuliangii genome. Coding sequences within it:
- a CDS encoding HNH endonuclease codes for the protein MADVPPQRAWLLMAAGDNRGHGGNAGYDDQFDAYYSWDSNVPNHKNLQVGDPIALWDKERLLGVSVIEEITTSPDKKLLSRCPECRTTRISERKKAEPRYRCMKCRHEFPEALPDVVEVVRYQARYDAAWTLLDGVLGEHELRSLAVNAGDINAMRPLDWSAFREALVTKGAARAVDRVAARVDLSWPRTRGPAVEFPQGFSQALVRVRKGQRQFRDRLLTAQGSLCAFTGEAPARVLEAGHLYSYAQLGTHFEHGGLMLRRDIHRLFDDGLLAVTPSALRIDVAPSLATYPQYARLHDEPLTLRLRDEQVDWLGKHWREHRMAHSA
- a CDS encoding SMP-30/gluconolactonase/LRE family protein, which encodes MSTRRPGGAQVLRAEQITDAVAHHGEGPCWSPTWGGLRWVDMLAGDLLTLGDDGEVDRLNVGTVAAFVRPRSRGGYVVGLERGLGLADAQNGAPTPLPELWSDPGVRMNEAGCDPWGALYAGSMAYDAALGGATLYRIMPAGQVEVVLDDVTISNGIDFSPDGARAHYNDTATGRTDVFDVVGGRLTNRQPFTSGAEESPDGLVVDSAGNVWVALNGDGRVRCVSPSGDVLAEVELPVRLVTACTLGGPDLRDLYITTSRENLDDPEPEAGALFRVRVDVPGRPVLPFGG